One region of Trichosurus vulpecula isolate mTriVul1 chromosome 1, mTriVul1.pri, whole genome shotgun sequence genomic DNA includes:
- the LOC118830346 gene encoding zinc finger protein 501-like isoform X2 — MMSKRIAENVSQGFDFGEAWAYERELEKHQESLVVGILKKSFCQNGGFRPNKICKKLSVGQRNQKYNEFQRSFSLNSNPFRHQSIPSGERFHQEFTCDLTFKRNSNLIKYQRINMSEESCKSNTCGKVFRESSTFIESQKIHSGEKPYECDKCGKTFSQSSNLIDHQRIHTGEKPYICKECGKAFRQSSNLIKHQRIHTGEKPYKCNECGKAFNQSSNLIKHQRIHTVEKPYECNECGKTFSQSSHLISHQRIHTGEKPYECSECVRAFSTRSSFIQHCTIHTGEKPYKCNECGKTFNQNSNLTKHQRIHTGEKPYECNKCGKTFNQNSNLTKHQRIHTGEKPYKCDKCGKAFSARSSFLQHHKIHIGEKPYNEC, encoded by the coding sequence CCCAGGGATTTGACTTTGGAGAAGCCTGGGCCTATGAAAGAGAATTAGAGAAACATCAGGAAAGTCTTGTAGTTGGGATACTGAAGAAATCATTTTGCCAAAATGGGGGTTTCAGACCAAACAAGATCTGCAAAAAACTTTCTGTTGGTCAGAGAAACCAAAAGTATAATGAATTTCAGAGAAGCTTCAGCCTGAACTCAAACCCTTTTAGACACCAGAGCATTCCTTCAGGAGAAAGATTCCATCAAGAATTTACATGTGACTTGACTTTCAAACGGAATTCAAACCTGATTAAATATCAGAGAATCAATATGAGTGAGGAATCATGTAAATCTAACACATGTGGGAAAGTATTCAGAGAGAGTTCAACCTTTATTGAAAGCCAGAAAattcacagtggagagaaaccttatgagtgtGATAAATGTGGGAAAACTTTCAGTCAGAGCTCTAACCTTATTgatcatcagagaattcacactggagaaaaaccctataTCTGTaaagaatgtggaaaagccttccgGCAGAGCTCTAACCTCATtaaacaccagagaattcacacaggagaaaaaccctataaatgtaatgaatgcgGGAAAGCCTTTAATCAAAGCTCTAATCTCATTAAACACCAGAGGATTCACACAGTAGAAAAACCGtatgaatgtaatgagtgtgggaaaaCTTTCAGTCAGAGCTCACATCTAATTAGTcatcagaggattcatactggagagaaaccatatgaatgtagtgaatgtgttAGAGCCTTTAGTACCCGATCATCTTTTATACAACATTGTacaattcatactggagagaaaccctataagtgtaatgaatgtggaaaaacctTCAACCAGAACTCTAACCTTACGAagcaccagagaattcacactggagagaaaccttatgaatgtaataaatgtgGAAAAACCTTTAACCAGAACTCTAATCTTACtaaacatcaaagaattcatactggggagaaaccctACAAATGTGataaatgtgggaaagctttcagtgCTCGTTCATCTTTTTTGCAGCATCATAAAATTCACATTGGTGAGAAACCCTACAATGAATGCTGA